The sequence below is a genomic window from Clostridium putrefaciens.
GTTAAAACCTTTTTTAAATAATCATTATCCCAACCGGATTTGAGCCTTTTAGCTTTTACACCAATCTTTACTGATTTTTCATTTTTTAATAAGTTTAAAGCTATGTGCCTTAAAATGGCAAAGTTTTCAGCTGCATTTTCAATTCTTATTCGGCTATCATCTTCTCTAAAAGCAATATCTAAAATCCAATGTAAGCTATTCTCTATTCCCCAATGTTTTCTAATGGCATCAGCAACTTTTTCAACATTTTCTGTTAAGCTCGAAATATAATATCTTCTTTCTTTAGATGTTTTATCGCCTATGGTTCTTTCAGATTCAACCATAATTATACTATTTAGGTTTTTCCACTCTGACTTCTGTGAAAGCCAGTTTAAATCGTTAATTAAGTAATGTTTACGTGTTTCAATTCTGCCATGGTCTTTGTTAGTAGTCTTGAAAAAACTATATTCAACATCAGCAAATTTATTCTTAGATTCTTCTTCAAAAAAGTATTTTATATCGTTGGAAAAGTTTTTATGATTACCTTTTAAAGCTAAAACATAATCTCCGCCCTTTTTGATTATTTTTTTAGCTATATTTTTTTGAGTACCCATAGCATCAATTGTTACTATAGATTTATTTATATCTATCTTATCTAATAATTCTGGAATTGCTGTTATTTCATTTGATTTATCATTAACCTTTATCTGACCTAAAACTAAACCCAACTGATTTGACCATGCACTTACCATATGAATAGCTGATTTATTGTTACTTGTATCAAAGGAATGCCTAACTGTCTTGCCATCTATGGCAATTACGTCACCAGTAACTTTATCAGAAATATCTTTGATCCACTTAATAAACGCTTCCTGAAATTCTTTTGGATTAATAATAGAAAATACTCTTCCAAAAGTATCATGGGATGGTATCCCATGATTAAGCTCTAAGAATGTTGAAAACCACTCTTGTTTTGATGTGCCATATTGAGCTATATCTGTCCATGTATCGGCTCCGCATATTATTGCACAAGTTGCTATTGTTAGTATATCAATAAGCTTATGTTTTGAATTATTATCTCTTGGGTCTGAAATGCTTATAAAAGAATTTGAAAGTTCGTTATACATAATTATAAAAATCCCCTTTACATTAGTAATATTATTAAATAAATTCTACTATGTAAAGGGATTTAACTCAAGTTTTTAAATGCAATTGCCCTGTCTTGTTGGTGGCTAGGACTTGACCTCTCTTAATTTGATAGATGTCTCCAATTTGTACTTCCTTCCAATCTCTAGGATAAGCTACCATGTATATCCCATCCTTTCTAAAGCGGACTTCACCTTAGCTTTTGACTGGGCTGTCTTTTGTTCAATCTCACTTAAGGTTTGCTCATATCGCTTTGCAATTAAAACCACCCTTGATGCAAGGTTATTCAACACTTGATCAATTGCATCAGTAATATCGCTTTCAAGTCTTGCCATCCATTTTTCATCAAAAAGCAAGTGCTTGATTTCATCTACTGATAATTCTCCATATTTAGCAAGAACTAAGTCATCAAGTACTTTTTGAGCTTCTTTAATCGCTTTATCAACTTCTTCTTTCTCAGTTAACTTAGCTTGATAGGAAAGAAGAGCATCATATTCATCAGCATATGTTTCAGGCATTATTGCATTGTCTTTTGCTTCTTTTAATGCATTTCTTAACTTAGCCTTTCCGAATGAGCCGTTCTTATTTCTAAGCTCATATATCTTCAGCTCACTATTTACTTTGACGATTTTCTCCATCTCTGAAGTACTGCCTGCATCGAATAATTCAATAAGTTTTGTAATGTCATCTATTACTTCAGAAGTCTTTTTACTTTCAAGTTCTTTTATCTGTTTATTCAGATTTGCTTTTGGTATACCGTCACCTTTTTCATTCAAAGCATTTACAAGCAAACCTTCGTCACCTGATTCTTCTTCTCTCATCTCATCCAGTTCAGATTCAAGCACTGCAGATTTTTCGATTAGCTCATTAAGAGCCATTAACTCAGTTTCAAAATACTCCCGTTCAATAATGTCCCTCGAAATTAAAGCACCTTCAAAAGACTTCATTTTAGAAGTATCATCGACTTTGATTTCTTCACCATTTTCATCTTTTGCTTTCTTTTGAGCGTACACATATTCAATCTCACGTCCCGCCTCATATCCGCTCACCTTAATTACATATACATCATCTTGCATTTTCTCATTCCAATAATTAAGCAAGAAGTCGTACACATCATAATTATCTAGAAGTTTTGCCGATTCAAAATCTCTCAAAATTTCAATACCCAAGCTTCGAATTAATTCTTTTGGATTTGTATCTGAATTAATGTTGAGTAATGAATCTTTTACTGAGCTTTTCCACGTCTTGAATAGGTCACCGCATTCATTTTCTTTTTCAATCTTAATATTCTCATCTTCAGAGATGATCGATTCAATTTCATCCGGTTTTATAGTAAGATTATAGACATTATGTTCTTCATCGACACAAGTAAATATCTCTTGTCTTAACTCTGGCGATATTTTCCAGAGTCTTTCTAAAGCGTTAATATCCACTTCCGGAATACCACCCATAAGATGAGATGCAATGTTTTGAGGTAATGTGTCATCTGTTTTTTGGATATAACGAGGCACATTAAGATTTCCTTCGTTCTCTTCTAAAATTTCTTTATAAGTAATAAAACGAGAGTACCCCTCAACTTTTTCTTGATGAATAAAGGTTTGCACAATTTTTTCAATATCCTGTTCACGAAGACGATTCTTATTTCCGTCTTTCCTGAACCCATCACTTGCATCGATTATAAAGATACCTTCACGCTTATCAGCATTTTCTTTATCGATTATAATGATACTAGCAGGGATTCCTGTACCATAAAATAAGTTCGCCGGTAGCCCAACTATACCCTTGATATATCGTTTCTCAAGAACAGCTTTTCTAATGGTTTCTTCTGAGTTTCCTCTAAAGAGAACACCGTGTGGTAGAATAATCCCTGCCTTACCATTGCTTTCCAATGCTTTTAGGACATGTAGAAACCAAGCATAGTCACCATTCTTTTCTGGTGGAATGCCATAACCATCAAACCTCTTGTATTTATCTTCAGATGGTTTAATTCCATCAGTCCAGTCTTTATCAGAAAATGGTGGGTTCATGACAATAAAATCAAATTTTCTAAGTCCACCAAAATCATCAGTATATTGTGGGTTTGCCAATGTATTCCCACTTTTGATTTCACCTGTACCTTTGTTATGTAGGATAAAGTTCATCTTTGCTAAACCAGCAGTATCAGGATATTTTTCTTGTCCAAATATTGTAACTATGGAATCACCATTATCATCAGTTGGTGCTTCATCTGCTGCACGAATTAGTAGAGACCCACTACCCGCTGCAGGATCGTGAAGCATCCACTTCTTATCTGTCTCTTGCTTAATATTGCTGATACCAATAAGTCTAGCGATAATACGTGACACCTCACTAGGTGTATAAAACTGTCCCTTACTCTTACCAGACTCTTGAGCGAATTTCATCATAAAGTATTCGTAAGCATCTCCAATGATATCATCGCCACTAGCTCTGTTACTTTTAAAGTCAATCGCAGGGTTTTGGAAAATTGCAATAATACCAGAAACTTTATCTACTAGCTCTTTACCAGAACCTAGTTCATCCGGATTGTTAAAGCTAACTTCAGGAAGCGCACCTGCAAGCTTATTATCTTCTAGAAACTTTTGAAGAATTACATCAACCCTTTCGCCAACATCTGGCTTACCTTTTGCAGCAATCAAGTCGTCAAATGAGGCACCTTCATTTACTGTAAATTCAGCAAAACGTTGCCCTTTATATCTGTCTGATACATACTTGAAGAATAACAATACAAGCACATAATCTTTATACCTTGAAGGTTCTACTCCACCTCTTAATTTATTACAAGCATCCCATAATAGGGAATACAATTCTGATTTTTTCACGGCCATTCATTTAACCTCTCTCATCTATTAAGTTTTTTATATTCAGTATTCAGTAATATCTATACCTGCTTTTAATAACCTTTCATATCTCTCGTGGGAGATAAGAACTGCTACAGGCTTTCCATTTTTCAAAATAAAAGCTGTTTTATCTTCATCTGATAAACCAGTAATTAATTTTGATGATTGTCCTCTAAGAAAATCTGACATGTTATAGAATTCCATCGGTTCCTTTTGGACTTTATCTTCCTTATCCATACCTAAATCCACCTTTTCTTTTAATCATAACATTTTACCACTCTTATTTCAACCTTTATATGTACTCAAAAAGTAATTACTTTCTAAGTACATTTCAATTTTATTTATCGATTCAATCCTATAGCCATCTTGTCAACTCACCACATTTTTGCCAGCAATCTTATCAACTCACCAACCCCATATTCAATTTCGAAAATCTACTGAGTAATCCACCACTCTTGGATATCTTCCCACAAAGCAAAAATCCGTGATTATCCTTCCGGCTTAGAACCAGACCTCAAATCACGGAAAGCCTTTATTTGCTTATCTTTTTACACTCTTACTTATCGACCCTTGACATCAATACTACCGTCTCAACGTGTGGCGTGTTCGGAAACATGTCTACTAGTAAGCTCTTTTGTATTTCATACCCCTTTTCTTCCAAAAACTTAAGATCTTGTACTAATGTTTTTGGATTGCAGGATACGTAGATTATTTCTTTTGCTTTAAAGTCTACTACGTATTGTAGTGCTTTTGGGTGTACTCCTGTTCTTGGTGGGTCTAGGATTATTATGTCTGGGCTTTCTTTTAGGTCTTGGATGACTTTGGTTACGTCTCCTGCTATGAAGTTACAGTTACTTAGGCCATTTAGCTTAGCGTTTTCGTTGGCTGCGTTGGCTGCTTCTTCTATTATTTCTACTCCTATTACCTTTTTTGCTTTGGCTGCTGTGATTTGGCCTATGGTTCCTGTGCCGCAGTAAAGGTCAAATATTGTTTTATCTTCTTCGTCTCCTAAAAACTCTCTTACTATGCTATATAGTTTCTCTGTTCCTTTGGAGTTTGTTTGGAAGAAGGCTAAAGGTGATATTTTAAATTTTAATCCTAGGATTTCTTCTGTTATATAATCTTTTCCGTGTAGTATATTTACCTTATCTGCAATTACAGCATCGGATAGGGAGTCATTTACTGTATGTAATATTGAAACTAATTTTCCTTTTAACTCTAATTCTAAAAGTTTTGATTTTAATTCTTCTAGATCAAAGTCAATTTGCGATGTTGCAACTAGGTTTACCATTATTTCTTGTGTATTATAGGCTTTTCTTATGATTAAGTTTCTAAGGTAACCTTCTCTTGACATTACTTTGTAATGTGGGAATCCTTTTTCTCTGAAGTATTCTAAAACCATTTTCATAATTTTTCTGTAGTCTTCATCTACTAGCATGCAGCTATCTGTAGTTACTATTTTAAATGAACTGCCTTTAACGTGCATTCCAAGGCAAAGCTCTCCGCCTTTTTCAAAGTCTCCAAAGGAGAATTCCATTTTATTTCTATATTCATATTGATTATCAGTGCCTACTATTCCTTGGAATTCTCCCATAGGTACTTCATCGTTATTGAATAATTTTTTTACTGACTGCATTTTAAATTCTAATTGTTTTTCGTATGGTACATGCTGACTTTGACATCCTCCGCAGGTTCCAAAGTGAGGACAAGGAGCATCTATTTCATACTCTGCCTTTTCAGTTATTTCTATAAACTTTGCCTCTCCATGAGTTTTTCTCTTTTTTGTAAGTCTTGCTGATACCTTTTCTCCTGGAAATGCTCCTTTTACGTATATCTTCATGTCTTCTAGTGTAGCTATTCCCTCTCCACCAAATCTTGTGTCCTCTATATTAAGCTCTAGTATATCGCCTTTTTTCATTTAACTGCTCCTCTTACCTCTATTAATATTTTGCTTTATCTATATAGTTATATAGTTTTTTAATAGCTTTACATTAGTCTATATAATTGCATAGTTTCTAAGTTTCTCAATAACTTTCCATTAATATTATACTATCTTTGCATTATTTCTTTATTAATTTTATGTTGCTTACTTTTCTACCTACAGTATTGTTCATTTTAGTTCTTTCCATTATTGGTGAGTAGATTATATTTACTATTATATATATGATTACATATACACCCATTTTATCTACTACACGTAAGTTTACAAGCTTCATTATAAAATTAAATATCATAAGAAAAACAAATGATGCTCCCCCTATTACTATCTGATCTATAATGCTTGCTTGTATGCTATCAAAAAATGTTACTTCTTCTTTTATAAGTGGTGTTTCATCTAAAACTACTTTTCCCTCTTCTAAATTTTTATCACCTATTATAAGTTCTTCTTTTTTTTCATTTGTTTTATTTTCTTCATTTTCTAACATAACTTTGTCTCCTTATCTTCATTTTTAATATTATAACATATACGGTACCTTAAAAAAATAATAATCTAATGCAAAAATAGGCTAGATTGCTTACTTATCCTTTTTAAAAATACCTAGATTTATTTACAGAAAAATATTATTCCTATAGATACAGATTATACACTATATAGATACATTATGTGTAAACTTCATATTAATATTAATAGGTTTATGCTATAATATTCTCGGTATTTATACTATATTATGATTTTTTAAAGTGCAATACTTGAAGGTTTAAGTTATGTTTAACTGCTACCTTTTTAAGATATCAATCAATTTTTATCAGGTTTCTAATTAAAATAGCTAATTAAATTAGGATGGTGTTACTGTGTGGAATTTAGTTTTTTTATGTTTTGCTGGATTTTTGGCTTCTTTTGTTGATTCTATTGCTGGTGGTGGTGGGCTTATAAGTGTTCCGGCATTTTTTATCGCTGGTTTTTCTCCTTATTTTGCTTTGGGTACAAATAAATTTGCTGCTACCACAGGTTCTTTTACTAGTTCTTTAAGGTTTGCTCGTTCTGGTAAGGTGAATTTTAGTGTTATAAAATACATAATTCCTTTTACTCTTATAGGTGCCATTTTAGGAGTTAAAACTGTCCTTCTTATAAATCAGGACTTTCTCTATCCTTTAGTTATGGCATTAATATTATTTGTAGGAGCTTATAGTCTATTTTCAAAAAACCTTGGTATGGAAAATGGATTTACTAAAGTTACGAAACTAAATTTAGCCCTTGGAATACTTCTTGGCTTTACTATAGGATTTTATGATGGCTTTTTTGGTCCTGGCACTGGGTCTTTTCTTATATTTGGTTTAATAAGCATATTTAAATTTGATTTTGTAAGTGCTAGTGGCAATGCTAAATTTTTAAACTTTATAAGCAATGTAACTTCACTTGTAGTCTTTGCTATAGAGGGTAAGATAAATTATCTTTATGGCATACCTATAGCTATATTCATGGTATTTGGAGCAAACTTTGGTACAAAAGTTGCTCTTAATAAGGGAAGTAAGCTCATTAAACCAATATTTATAGTAATGTCTCTTGGTGTAGCCTTAAAGTTACTTATTGAAAATTATATATTGTAATTTTCTATATATATATAAACCAAAACAAAAGCTGACTTTTAAATTTAAGTCAGCTTTTACTTACCACCTACTAGTATAATATTCTCTTATCTTCTATTCTCTTTGTAAACTTTATAGAATCAAAATGTTCTAAGATGGCTACTGCATATTTTCTGCTGGTGTCTAGTACTGTTCTTGCTTCTGCTGCGCCTATGCTTTCATTTTCTTCTATATAACTTTTAATTATATCCTTAGCTTTTAGGTAATCTTCCTTTAGATACACTACATCTTCCATTACCTTTACTAATGATCCTGTATCTATTAAGGAATCGTAGACCATCTTAAATGTCTTTTTATCCTTTTCTTTAGCTTCCATATCTGCATACTTTGGAGAATTATATCCTAAAGATTTAAAGGTTTTTATTATTCTATCCTTTACTTCTTTTTGATCTTTTGTATATTCAATATTAAAACTTTCTAAGGCTACAAAGCTATCGTTAATTTTTATTGATCCATGACTTTGCATGATTTCTAATATTTCATCATAGGTTTTTTGTTTTATTTCTCTGCCAAAGATTTTGCCCTTTATTTCTTCTTTTGACATACCAAATTTAAGTGGATTTTGATTATGATACTTTTCTAATAAATCCATTAATTCTTTTAGCTTATTTTCATAATAACTTTTGTGAATGTATACATGTTTATCACTGGAATTAAGGCTTATTATTTTATTTTTATCTATAAGTTCTTTTAATATATCTTTTATATCTTCATGATTTTTACCTAGGGCTTTTAATATATCAAATTCCGTTGGATATTTTGAGCTTATAGCTAAAACTGTACTTTCTATTATATCTTTTGGGTCTCCACTTTCTTTAATTTTAAGTTCTTTTATATAATCTTCTTTAAACCTTTTAGCTTTAGTTGCTACTGGCTCTATAATAGATCCCCCGGCTATAGTTACCATAGGTGAATAGGTTCTAAGTACGTATCTATCATTCCTTTGTACTGTTATAGGCCTTTCTAGCCTTAACTGAACATAAGCCTGTTCACCTGGCTTTATTTCTTCTTTGTCTAAAATTATTACCCTGCATAATATTTCATTAGTACCGTGATATAATCTTAGCCTTTGTCTATTTTCTATAGGTTTTTGTGAGTTTTTAAGATGATAAAGCTTACAATCTATAACCATTGAAGGCTCCATTATATTAGCCACTGATACTACATCGCCTCTATTAATATCTTCAACTTTTACATTTGTAATGTTAAGTGCGCACCTTTGACCTGCTTCTCCTATCTTAACGTTTTCTTCATGAACTTGTATACTTCTTATTTTGCCTATAGCCATGGAAGGATAAATTTGTACTGTATCTCCTTCCTTTACTTTTCCACCTATTATTGTTCCTGTAACTACTGTTCCAAATCCACTTACAGAAAATATTCTGTCTACTGGGAGTCTAAAGTGACCTTCTGTATCTTTAGGATCTACCTCTTCTGTTGCCTTTTCTATTTCTTCTATAAGGCTTTCTATACCCATTTTAGTTTTAGATGACACAGGTATTATAGGGGCCCCATCTAAAAATGTACCTTTAAAGCTATCTTCAACCTCAGATTCTACCATGCTTAGCCATTCCTCATCTACAAGGTCTGCTTTGGTTAATGCTATTATCCCTTTTTTGACATTTAGTAGTTGAAGTATTTCAAAGTGTTCCTTTGTTTGTGGCATAATTCCTTCATCTGCTGCTATTACTAAAATTACTACATCTACTCCACTTACCCCTGCTAGCATATTTTTTATAAACTTTTCGTGACCTGGTACATCTATTATTCCGGCTCTTTTTCCTGATGGAAGATCAAAGAAGGTGAATCCAAGATTTATTGAGATACCTCTATCCTTTTCTTCTTTTGTGGTATCTGTTTCTCTTCCTGTTAGAGCCTTTATAAGTGTAGTTTTACCATGGTCTATGTGACCTGCTGTTCCAATTATAATGTGCTTCATTTTAAACCTCTCCCATGCTTTTAAAAGCCTTAGCTATTATGTCTAGATCTTCTTCTAAAAGGGCTCTTACATCTATTATAATTTCTCCATTATAAACTCTTGCTATTATAGGAATAGTATTACTTCTTAGTTTTTCTTCTATAACTGATGCTGGAACCTTATCGCTCTTTACTTTAAGCGCATAGCTTTCGATTTTTTCTGTAGGCATAGATCCTCCACCTACCATAGAAAAGTCTTTTTCTATATTAAAACTAAAATGTTTTGGAGCTCCTTGAAGTTTTCTTTTAAGCTTTTGTGCTCTTCTTTTTAGTTCTTCGGGGTCTAATAACATCATCCTTAATGTAGGTACTCTTTTTAATGCTTCCTTTTCATCTAAATAACAAGTTAAAGTACCCTCAAGGGCTGCTAATGTCATCTTATCTATTCTAAGTGCCCTTGTTAATTGATTCTTCTTTATTCTATCTATATACTTTTTCTTTCCTACAATTATTCCAGCTTGAGGTCCACCTAGCATTTTATCTCCACTAAAAGTAACTACGTCAATTCCCTTTTTTATGCTTTCTTGTACTGTAGGCTCATGTATGAATCCATATTTAGATAAATCTAAAAGAACTCCACTTCCTATATCCTCTATTATTGGCTTATCATATTTTATACCAAGTTCCACTAATTCTTCAATAGGTACCTCTTCTGTAAAGCCCATTATCTTAAAATTTGAAGTATGTACCTTTAATAAAACTCCAGTATTTTCATTTATATTATCTTCATAATCATAAAGATGAGTTCTATTGGTAGTTCCAACTTCCATAAGTTTTGCCCTACTAAATTTCATTACTTCAGGTATTCTAAAAGAACCTCCTATTTCAACTAGCTGTCCTCTTGAAACTATGGCTTCTTTATCCTCACAAAGAGTGTTTAAAACTAACATTACAGCTGCTGCATTATTATTAACTACTACCGCTGCCTCAGCTCCTGTGATCTTTTTTATAATCTCTTCTATGTGACTATATCTTGATCCTCTTTTACCCTCTATTAGATCATATTCAAGGTTATTATAATTTTTTGCTACGTCAATAACGTTTTCTAAAGCCTCGTCACATAATATAGACCTACCTAAATTAGTATGAATTACAATACCTGCACCATTTACTACCTTTTTTAAATTAGGTTTACGTTTCTTTTCTAAGATTTTATTGAAATAACTCATTATATCCTCTTTAGAAAAGTCTTCAATATCATCTTTAAGTATGGACTTTCTATAAAATTCTATAGTTTCTCTTAAAGATTCCATGACAATAACCCTCATATTATTATCTAAAGCATTTAGCACTGACTTTTCTTCAAGTAATTCATCCATCTTAGGTAATTTTCTTAATAAATCTTTATTCATACGCCACCCCTCCTTTAACACATCTTTAAAATAACAGTTAAAGTATTATTACTCCTAAGTTATTTTAAAGATTCCTAAACTACCGTTATATATACCTTATATATAATTTTTTTATTTATAATTTTTATTTATACACTACTAAGTATTTATCTAATCCCTATAGTTTCTATACTACTATTATATCTACGTCACCTTTAGGTAACACTTCACCTATTATGCTTGACTTTATGTCTAGCTTATCTAGGCTTTTCATTATTTCTGCCGCTGTTTCTTCATTGCAGCTCACAAGAAGTCCACCTGAAGTTTGAGGATCAAATAGTATATCTTCCATCCATGTATCTACATTATCTAATTTGTACTTACCTTTTATAAATTCTCTATTTTTGTAACTTCCCTCTGGAACTAGTCCCATACTAGCATATTCTTTAGCTTCTTCTATATAAGGAACCTTGTCTTTATATATCTTTAAAGTTACATCAGACCCTTTTGCCATCTCAAATCCATGTCCCATAAGTCCAAAGCCAGTAATATCAGTACATGCGCTTATATCTTTACCCATAATAGCTTCTGCTGCATATTTATTAAGGGTTACCATTACCTTAACTGCCATGTCATAAGCCTTTTTACTAGCCATTTCTCCCTTTATTGCTGTATTTAATATTCCAAGTCCTAAAGGCTTCGTTAATATTAAAACTTCGCCTTCTTTGCATCCATAATTTTTCCATACCTTATCTGGGTGAACTGTCCCTGTAACAGATAGTCCAAATTTAGGTTCATCATCTTGAACTGAATGGCCTCCTACTACTACAGCACCTGATTCTAATACCTTATCTGCTCCACCTTTTAATATTTCCCCTAAAACTTCAATAGGAAGGCAGTTCGGAAAACAAACTATGTTTAATGCCACTATAGGCTTTCCTCCCATTGCATAAACATCGCTTAATGAATTAGATGCAGCAATTTGCCCAAAGGTATAAGGATCATCTACAACTGGTGTAAAAAAGTCTAAAGTTTGTATTGTTGCTATATCATCACTTAATTTATAAACTGCTGCATCGTCACTGGTTTCTATACCTACAATTAAATTATCATCTTTCATCTTAGGTAATTTATCTAATATTTTCGAAAGGGTCTCCGGCCCTATTTTAGCTGCTCATCCTGAGGTTTTTGCGTATTGTGTAAGTTTAACGTCCATATAATATCACCTCTTAATTAAATTTTCATTCTTCTTTATTATATATTATTTGACATAAAGTTTAAAGGTAGAGTAACCTTTAAATCCTAAGCTTTTAAGATATGTCTAAATATTAACTATTTAATGTGTAAAATATTAATATTTTTACGCTTTAAGCTTGCCTTGCATCTACCTTATCGTACATCTATCTTATCTTTAAACTTAGCTAAAGTTTTATCCCCTATACCACCAATATTTTTCATATCTTCAACTGTTGAAAACCCACCACTACTTTCCCTGTAATCAATTATCTTACCTGCTGTAACCTCACCTACTCCAGGTAATTTCATAAGTTCTTCCTTTGTTGCACTATTTATATTTATAATTTCATCTTTACCTCCAGGCATTGCGGTTCCCCCTGATACAGGTCTTGAATTCCCATCTGTAGATGGTATTATGATACAGTCCCCGTCTCTTAACTTTTTTGCTTGATTCACACTGTTTAAATCTCCTTTTTCTGTTATACCTCCAGCTTCTACAATAACATCTTTAACTATACTGTAATCTTCCATCACATAAACCTCTGGTTCTTTTACTTCTCCTTTTATTTCTACAGTTATCTTTTTCCCCTTAGGCTTTTCCTTATTTGCTACTGATTTAGTTTCCTCTACGGATTCTTTTT
It includes:
- a CDS encoding helix-hairpin-helix domain-containing protein, whose product is MKIKNKEKYIGIAMISVIFMAFFIANKVFIQKPKVNNEDIFVSEKESVEETKSVANKEKPKGKKITVEIKGEVKEPEVYVMEDYSIVKDVIVEAGGITEKGDLNSVNQAKKLRDGDCIIIPSTDGNSRPVSGGTAMPGGKDEIININSATKEELMKLPGVGEVTAGKIIDYRESSGGFSTVEDMKNIGGIGDKTLAKFKDKIDVR
- the selD gene encoding selenide, water dikinase SelD; this encodes MDVKLTQYAKTSGUAAKIGPETLSKILDKLPKMKDDNLIVGIETSDDAAVYKLSDDIATIQTLDFFTPVVDDPYTFGQIAASNSLSDVYAMGGKPIVALNIVCFPNCLPIEVLGEILKGGADKVLESGAVVVGGHSVQDDEPKFGLSVTGTVHPDKVWKNYGCKEGEVLILTKPLGLGILNTAIKGEMASKKAYDMAVKVMVTLNKYAAEAIMGKDISACTDITGFGLMGHGFEMAKGSDVTLKIYKDKVPYIEEAKEYASMGLVPEGSYKNREFIKGKYKLDNVDTWMEDILFDPQTSGGLLVSCNEETAAEIMKSLDKLDIKSSIIGEVLPKGDVDIIVV
- the selA gene encoding L-seryl-tRNA(Sec) selenium transferase encodes the protein MNKDLLRKLPKMDELLEEKSVLNALDNNMRVIVMESLRETIEFYRKSILKDDIEDFSKEDIMSYFNKILEKKRKPNLKKVVNGAGIVIHTNLGRSILCDEALENVIDVAKNYNNLEYDLIEGKRGSRYSHIEEIIKKITGAEAAVVVNNNAAAVMLVLNTLCEDKEAIVSRGQLVEIGGSFRIPEVMKFSRAKLMEVGTTNRTHLYDYEDNINENTGVLLKVHTSNFKIMGFTEEVPIEELVELGIKYDKPIIEDIGSGVLLDLSKYGFIHEPTVQESIKKGIDVVTFSGDKMLGGPQAGIIVGKKKYIDRIKKNQLTRALRIDKMTLAALEGTLTCYLDEKEALKRVPTLRMMLLDPEELKRRAQKLKRKLQGAPKHFSFNIEKDFSMVGGGSMPTEKIESYALKVKSDKVPASVIEEKLRSNTIPIIARVYNGEIIIDVRALLEEDLDIIAKAFKSMGEV